From Pyxicephalus adspersus chromosome 7, UCB_Pads_2.0, whole genome shotgun sequence, a single genomic window includes:
- the MARCHF7 gene encoding E3 ubiquitin-protein ligase MARCHF7 isoform X4 — MMFQSELSRERDRRTDTSIHELSDYGHRNGDLTQSYLQDRVSSYAQGARPKDNSQATSTVRLNTSVSRQLPSQSPSFTRDSSRSSRTTTYRDLRSPQRDVSSEVHRSTSRNDGTSRSTSGRISPSSQMPRSDQTADGDGRRTTRHLLSRLASSMSSTFFSRRSSQDSSSGRSQEAEEAHSNLHTVTPEPSPAIPANSEVLENRPSEQSQGFAFLRRRRWGLSSVSPNQSSDSDAESYRSEDSETRTSGSWLPSSFRNRCTPLFSRRRREGRDETARASSTSETGRLHGSFRRASQEDSSLDEAQSNPQGAAAAVRSSPLSSDSPSSNSAAAIVETLFSRRNSGISGMLPNSLLHFSVPAALVNSLSDNVMITVDIVPSGRTSDGEENEKPQDSSRDPEKLKKIKESLLLEDSEEEEGDLCRICQTGASSPSNPFIEPCKCSGSLQYVHQDCMKKWLHAKINSGSNLETITTCELCKEKLNLNLEDFDIQELYQAHANERAEYEFISSGLYLVVLLHLCEQRFSDMLGAANEANTRVRFINLARTLQAHMEDLDTSDDSEDERV, encoded by the exons ATGATGTTTCAGTCTGAATTGTCAAGGGAGCGGGACAGAAGAACAGACACATCTATTCATGAGCTGAGTGACTATGGGCATAGAAATGGTGACCTCACTCAATCAT ATCTTCAGGACAGAGTTTCTTCATATGCACAAGGAGCTAGACCAAAAGACAATTCTCAAGCGACAAGCACAGTCCGACTCAACACATCAGTCAGCCGCCAGTTGCCTTCACAGAGCCCTTCATTTACAAGAGATTCAAGCAGGAGTTCAAGAACAACAACTTACAGAGACCTACGATCTCCACAAAGGGATGTTTCCTCTGAGGTTCATCGCTCTACAAGCCGAAATGATGGAACATCACGGAGTACTTCAGGAAGAATCTCGCCTTCATCACAGATGCCAAGAAGTGACCAAACTGCAGATGGCGATGGCAGGCGTACAACAAGGCACCTCCTGTCTCGTCTTGCATCTAGTATGTCTTCCACCTTCTTCTCTAGAAGATCCAGCCAAGATTCTTCAAGTGGGAGGTCACAAGAAGCAGAAGAAGCACATTCAAATTTACATACAGTTACTCCTGAACCTAGTCCTGCCATCCCTGCCAACAGTGAAGTGCTAGAAAATAGGCCTTCTGAACAATCTCAGGGATTTGCGTTTCTTAGAAGGAGAAGATGGGGATTGTCATCTGTGTCTCCAAATCAGAGTTCAGATTCTGATGCTGAAAGCTACAGGTCAGAAGATTCTGAAACAAGGACTTCAGGATCATGGCTGCCATCCTCTTTCAGGAATAGATGCACACCACTGTTCTCCAGaaggagaagggaaggaagagatGAGACTGCTAGAGCGTCCTCTACCTCTGAAACTGGCAGGTTACATGGTTCTTTTAGAAGGGCATCACAAGAAGACTCTTCTTTAGATGAAGCACAAAGCAACCCTCAAGGTGCTGCTGCTGCAGTTAGAAGTTCTCCCTTGTCGTCAGACTCTCCTAGCAGTAATTCAGCCGCTGCCATAGTGGAGACACTCTTCAGTAGGAGAAATTCAGGAATTTCAGGCATGCTTCCTAACTCTCTCTTGCACTTCTCAGTGCCAGCTGCACTAGTGAATTCCTTATCGGACAATGTCATGATAACTGTAGATATTGTTCCCTCAGGTAGGACAAGTGATggagaagaaaatgaaaagcCTCAAGACTCCTCTAGGGATCCTGAGAAgctaaagaaaattaaagaaag CCTGCTACTAGAAGATTCTGAGGAAGAGGAAGGTGACCTGTGCAGGATATGTCAGACTGGAGCATCCAGTCCAAGCAATCCTTTTATTGAGCCATGCAAGTGTTCTGGTAGCTTGCAGTATGTCCACCAAGATTGTATGAAGAAATGGCTACATGCCAAGATCAACTCTG gTTCTAATTTGGAAACCATAACTACTTGTGAATTGTGTAAAGAGAAGCTGAATTTGAACTTGGAAGACTTTGATATTCAAGAGCTTTACCAGGCACATGCAAATGAAAGG GCTGAATATGAATTCATAAGCTCTGGACTGTATCTGGTTGTCTTGCTGCACTTGTGTGAGCAGCGCTTCTCTGACATGCTGGGGGCAGCTAATGAAGCAAACACTCGGGTTAGA TTTATCAACCTTGCCAGGACCCTTCAAGCACACATGGAAGATCTGGATA ccTCAGACGATTCAGAAGATGAAAGGGTGTGA
- the MARCHF7 gene encoding E3 ubiquitin-protein ligase MARCHF7 isoform X2, which produces MEPKPSRLPRRITVQPSHSSPLTTRMFRTGRLGAQSETYRTSDSSLRRDSDFQDSSPLRSSTRDWVSRERESIEPSWKTPSSSYQRCSGTYDRPVSGSFLGNRSRVSTASSQPSWYDPLERSQSTYTGLGSQQDWDSKRPKLSYSGCTPLSSGRTTSSSYTSTPDLQSRYGRFPRTSSSMMFQSELSRERDRRTDTSIHELSDYGHRNGDLTQSYLQDRVSSYAQGARPKDNSQATSTVRLNTSVSRQLPSQSPSFTRDSSRSSRTTTYRDLRSPQRDVSSEVHRSTSRNDGTSRSTSGRISPSSQMPRSDQTADGDGRRTTRHLLSRLASSMSSTFFSRRSSQDSSSGRSQEAEEAHSNLHTVTPEPSPAIPANSEVLENRPSEQSQGFAFLRRRRWGLSSVSPNQSSDSDAESYRSEDSETRTSGSWLPSSFRNRCTPLFSRRRREGRDETARASSTSETGRLHGSFRRASQEDSSLDEAQSNPQGAAAAVRSSPLSSDSPSSNSAAAIVETLFSRRNSGISGMLPNSLLHFSVPAALVNSLSDNVMITVDIVPSGRTSDGEENEKPQDSSRDPEKLKKIKESLLLEDSEEEEGDLCRICQTGASSPSNPFIEPCKCSGSLQYVHQDCMKKWLHAKINSGSNLETITTCELCKEKLNLNLEDFDIQELYQAHANERAEYEFISSGLYLVVLLHLCEQRFSDMLGAANEANTRFINLARTLQAHMEDLDTSDDSEDERV; this is translated from the exons ATGGAACCTAAGCCATCAAGGTTGCCCAGACGGATAACAGTTCAGCCTTCCCATTCCTCACCTTTAACAACCAGGATGTTTAGAACTGGCAGGTTAGGAGCTCAAAGCGAAACATATCGCACAAGCGATAGCTCTTTGAGACGTGACTCAGACTTTCAG GACTCCAGCCCATTGCGTTCTTCAACTCGAGATTGGGTTTCTAGAGAGCGGGAGAGTATTGAACCATCTTGGAAAACTCCTTCATCCAGCTATCAGCGATGCTCAGGGACATATGATCGCCCAGTATCTGGGAGCTTCTTGGGCAACAGAAGCAGGGTT TCCACAGCTTCATCGCAACCATCTTGGTATGATCCTTTGGAGAGGTCACAAAGCACTTACACTGGGTTGGGCAGTCAACAGGACTGGGATTCCAAGAGACCCAAATTGTCTTATTCTGGATGTACCCCTCTTAGTAGTGGAAGGACTACAAGTTCCAGCTACACCTCCACTCCAG ACTTACAGAGCCGGTATGGACGCTTTCCTAGGACATCTTCTTCAATGATGTTTCAGTCTGAATTGTCAAGGGAGCGGGACAGAAGAACAGACACATCTATTCATGAGCTGAGTGACTATGGGCATAGAAATGGTGACCTCACTCAATCAT ATCTTCAGGACAGAGTTTCTTCATATGCACAAGGAGCTAGACCAAAAGACAATTCTCAAGCGACAAGCACAGTCCGACTCAACACATCAGTCAGCCGCCAGTTGCCTTCACAGAGCCCTTCATTTACAAGAGATTCAAGCAGGAGTTCAAGAACAACAACTTACAGAGACCTACGATCTCCACAAAGGGATGTTTCCTCTGAGGTTCATCGCTCTACAAGCCGAAATGATGGAACATCACGGAGTACTTCAGGAAGAATCTCGCCTTCATCACAGATGCCAAGAAGTGACCAAACTGCAGATGGCGATGGCAGGCGTACAACAAGGCACCTCCTGTCTCGTCTTGCATCTAGTATGTCTTCCACCTTCTTCTCTAGAAGATCCAGCCAAGATTCTTCAAGTGGGAGGTCACAAGAAGCAGAAGAAGCACATTCAAATTTACATACAGTTACTCCTGAACCTAGTCCTGCCATCCCTGCCAACAGTGAAGTGCTAGAAAATAGGCCTTCTGAACAATCTCAGGGATTTGCGTTTCTTAGAAGGAGAAGATGGGGATTGTCATCTGTGTCTCCAAATCAGAGTTCAGATTCTGATGCTGAAAGCTACAGGTCAGAAGATTCTGAAACAAGGACTTCAGGATCATGGCTGCCATCCTCTTTCAGGAATAGATGCACACCACTGTTCTCCAGaaggagaagggaaggaagagatGAGACTGCTAGAGCGTCCTCTACCTCTGAAACTGGCAGGTTACATGGTTCTTTTAGAAGGGCATCACAAGAAGACTCTTCTTTAGATGAAGCACAAAGCAACCCTCAAGGTGCTGCTGCTGCAGTTAGAAGTTCTCCCTTGTCGTCAGACTCTCCTAGCAGTAATTCAGCCGCTGCCATAGTGGAGACACTCTTCAGTAGGAGAAATTCAGGAATTTCAGGCATGCTTCCTAACTCTCTCTTGCACTTCTCAGTGCCAGCTGCACTAGTGAATTCCTTATCGGACAATGTCATGATAACTGTAGATATTGTTCCCTCAGGTAGGACAAGTGATggagaagaaaatgaaaagcCTCAAGACTCCTCTAGGGATCCTGAGAAgctaaagaaaattaaagaaag CCTGCTACTAGAAGATTCTGAGGAAGAGGAAGGTGACCTGTGCAGGATATGTCAGACTGGAGCATCCAGTCCAAGCAATCCTTTTATTGAGCCATGCAAGTGTTCTGGTAGCTTGCAGTATGTCCACCAAGATTGTATGAAGAAATGGCTACATGCCAAGATCAACTCTG gTTCTAATTTGGAAACCATAACTACTTGTGAATTGTGTAAAGAGAAGCTGAATTTGAACTTGGAAGACTTTGATATTCAAGAGCTTTACCAGGCACATGCAAATGAAAGG GCTGAATATGAATTCATAAGCTCTGGACTGTATCTGGTTGTCTTGCTGCACTTGTGTGAGCAGCGCTTCTCTGACATGCTGGGGGCAGCTAATGAAGCAAACACTCGG TTTATCAACCTTGCCAGGACCCTTCAAGCACACATGGAAGATCTGGATA ccTCAGACGATTCAGAAGATGAAAGGGTGTGA
- the MARCHF7 gene encoding E3 ubiquitin-protein ligase MARCHF7 isoform X1 gives MEPKPSRLPRRITVQPSHSSPLTTRMFRTGRLGAQSETYRTSDSSLRRDSDFQDSSPLRSSTRDWVSRERESIEPSWKTPSSSYQRCSGTYDRPVSGSFLGNRSRVSTASSQPSWYDPLERSQSTYTGLGSQQDWDSKRPKLSYSGCTPLSSGRTTSSSYTSTPDLQSRYGRFPRTSSSMMFQSELSRERDRRTDTSIHELSDYGHRNGDLTQSYLQDRVSSYAQGARPKDNSQATSTVRLNTSVSRQLPSQSPSFTRDSSRSSRTTTYRDLRSPQRDVSSEVHRSTSRNDGTSRSTSGRISPSSQMPRSDQTADGDGRRTTRHLLSRLASSMSSTFFSRRSSQDSSSGRSQEAEEAHSNLHTVTPEPSPAIPANSEVLENRPSEQSQGFAFLRRRRWGLSSVSPNQSSDSDAESYRSEDSETRTSGSWLPSSFRNRCTPLFSRRRREGRDETARASSTSETGRLHGSFRRASQEDSSLDEAQSNPQGAAAAVRSSPLSSDSPSSNSAAAIVETLFSRRNSGISGMLPNSLLHFSVPAALVNSLSDNVMITVDIVPSGRTSDGEENEKPQDSSRDPEKLKKIKESLLLEDSEEEEGDLCRICQTGASSPSNPFIEPCKCSGSLQYVHQDCMKKWLHAKINSGSNLETITTCELCKEKLNLNLEDFDIQELYQAHANERAEYEFISSGLYLVVLLHLCEQRFSDMLGAANEANTRVRFINLARTLQAHMEDLDTSDDSEDERV, from the exons ATGGAACCTAAGCCATCAAGGTTGCCCAGACGGATAACAGTTCAGCCTTCCCATTCCTCACCTTTAACAACCAGGATGTTTAGAACTGGCAGGTTAGGAGCTCAAAGCGAAACATATCGCACAAGCGATAGCTCTTTGAGACGTGACTCAGACTTTCAG GACTCCAGCCCATTGCGTTCTTCAACTCGAGATTGGGTTTCTAGAGAGCGGGAGAGTATTGAACCATCTTGGAAAACTCCTTCATCCAGCTATCAGCGATGCTCAGGGACATATGATCGCCCAGTATCTGGGAGCTTCTTGGGCAACAGAAGCAGGGTT TCCACAGCTTCATCGCAACCATCTTGGTATGATCCTTTGGAGAGGTCACAAAGCACTTACACTGGGTTGGGCAGTCAACAGGACTGGGATTCCAAGAGACCCAAATTGTCTTATTCTGGATGTACCCCTCTTAGTAGTGGAAGGACTACAAGTTCCAGCTACACCTCCACTCCAG ACTTACAGAGCCGGTATGGACGCTTTCCTAGGACATCTTCTTCAATGATGTTTCAGTCTGAATTGTCAAGGGAGCGGGACAGAAGAACAGACACATCTATTCATGAGCTGAGTGACTATGGGCATAGAAATGGTGACCTCACTCAATCAT ATCTTCAGGACAGAGTTTCTTCATATGCACAAGGAGCTAGACCAAAAGACAATTCTCAAGCGACAAGCACAGTCCGACTCAACACATCAGTCAGCCGCCAGTTGCCTTCACAGAGCCCTTCATTTACAAGAGATTCAAGCAGGAGTTCAAGAACAACAACTTACAGAGACCTACGATCTCCACAAAGGGATGTTTCCTCTGAGGTTCATCGCTCTACAAGCCGAAATGATGGAACATCACGGAGTACTTCAGGAAGAATCTCGCCTTCATCACAGATGCCAAGAAGTGACCAAACTGCAGATGGCGATGGCAGGCGTACAACAAGGCACCTCCTGTCTCGTCTTGCATCTAGTATGTCTTCCACCTTCTTCTCTAGAAGATCCAGCCAAGATTCTTCAAGTGGGAGGTCACAAGAAGCAGAAGAAGCACATTCAAATTTACATACAGTTACTCCTGAACCTAGTCCTGCCATCCCTGCCAACAGTGAAGTGCTAGAAAATAGGCCTTCTGAACAATCTCAGGGATTTGCGTTTCTTAGAAGGAGAAGATGGGGATTGTCATCTGTGTCTCCAAATCAGAGTTCAGATTCTGATGCTGAAAGCTACAGGTCAGAAGATTCTGAAACAAGGACTTCAGGATCATGGCTGCCATCCTCTTTCAGGAATAGATGCACACCACTGTTCTCCAGaaggagaagggaaggaagagatGAGACTGCTAGAGCGTCCTCTACCTCTGAAACTGGCAGGTTACATGGTTCTTTTAGAAGGGCATCACAAGAAGACTCTTCTTTAGATGAAGCACAAAGCAACCCTCAAGGTGCTGCTGCTGCAGTTAGAAGTTCTCCCTTGTCGTCAGACTCTCCTAGCAGTAATTCAGCCGCTGCCATAGTGGAGACACTCTTCAGTAGGAGAAATTCAGGAATTTCAGGCATGCTTCCTAACTCTCTCTTGCACTTCTCAGTGCCAGCTGCACTAGTGAATTCCTTATCGGACAATGTCATGATAACTGTAGATATTGTTCCCTCAGGTAGGACAAGTGATggagaagaaaatgaaaagcCTCAAGACTCCTCTAGGGATCCTGAGAAgctaaagaaaattaaagaaag CCTGCTACTAGAAGATTCTGAGGAAGAGGAAGGTGACCTGTGCAGGATATGTCAGACTGGAGCATCCAGTCCAAGCAATCCTTTTATTGAGCCATGCAAGTGTTCTGGTAGCTTGCAGTATGTCCACCAAGATTGTATGAAGAAATGGCTACATGCCAAGATCAACTCTG gTTCTAATTTGGAAACCATAACTACTTGTGAATTGTGTAAAGAGAAGCTGAATTTGAACTTGGAAGACTTTGATATTCAAGAGCTTTACCAGGCACATGCAAATGAAAGG GCTGAATATGAATTCATAAGCTCTGGACTGTATCTGGTTGTCTTGCTGCACTTGTGTGAGCAGCGCTTCTCTGACATGCTGGGGGCAGCTAATGAAGCAAACACTCGGGTTAGA TTTATCAACCTTGCCAGGACCCTTCAAGCACACATGGAAGATCTGGATA ccTCAGACGATTCAGAAGATGAAAGGGTGTGA
- the MARCHF7 gene encoding E3 ubiquitin-protein ligase MARCHF7 isoform X3 yields the protein MEPKPSRLPRRITVQPSHSSPLTTRMFRTGRLGAQSETYRTSDSSLRRDSDFQDSSPLRSSTRDWVSRERESIEPSWKTPSSSYQRCSGTYDRPVSGSFLGNRSRVSTASSQPSWYDPLERSQSTYTGLGSQQDWDSKRPKLSYSGCTPLSSGRTTSSSYTSTPDLQSRYGRFPRTSSSMMFQSELSRERDRRTDTSIHELSDYGHRNGDLTQSYLQDRVSSYAQGARPKDNSQATSTVRLNTSVSRQLPSQSPSFTRDSSRSSRTTTYRDLRSPQRDVSSEVHRSTSRNDGTSRSTSGRISPSSQMPRSDQTADGDGRRTTRHLLSRLASSMSSTFFSRRSSQDSSSGRSQEAEEAHSNLHTVTPEPSPAIPANSEVLENRPSEQSQGFAFLRRRRWGLSSVSPNQSSDSDAESYRSEDSETRTSGSWLPSSFRNRCTPLFSRRRREGRDETARASSTSETGRLHGSFRRASQEDSSLDEAQSNPQGAAAAVRSSPLSSDSPSSNSAAAIVETLFSRRNSGISGRTSDGEENEKPQDSSRDPEKLKKIKESLLLEDSEEEEGDLCRICQTGASSPSNPFIEPCKCSGSLQYVHQDCMKKWLHAKINSGSNLETITTCELCKEKLNLNLEDFDIQELYQAHANERAEYEFISSGLYLVVLLHLCEQRFSDMLGAANEANTRVRFINLARTLQAHMEDLDTSDDSEDERV from the exons ATGGAACCTAAGCCATCAAGGTTGCCCAGACGGATAACAGTTCAGCCTTCCCATTCCTCACCTTTAACAACCAGGATGTTTAGAACTGGCAGGTTAGGAGCTCAAAGCGAAACATATCGCACAAGCGATAGCTCTTTGAGACGTGACTCAGACTTTCAG GACTCCAGCCCATTGCGTTCTTCAACTCGAGATTGGGTTTCTAGAGAGCGGGAGAGTATTGAACCATCTTGGAAAACTCCTTCATCCAGCTATCAGCGATGCTCAGGGACATATGATCGCCCAGTATCTGGGAGCTTCTTGGGCAACAGAAGCAGGGTT TCCACAGCTTCATCGCAACCATCTTGGTATGATCCTTTGGAGAGGTCACAAAGCACTTACACTGGGTTGGGCAGTCAACAGGACTGGGATTCCAAGAGACCCAAATTGTCTTATTCTGGATGTACCCCTCTTAGTAGTGGAAGGACTACAAGTTCCAGCTACACCTCCACTCCAG ACTTACAGAGCCGGTATGGACGCTTTCCTAGGACATCTTCTTCAATGATGTTTCAGTCTGAATTGTCAAGGGAGCGGGACAGAAGAACAGACACATCTATTCATGAGCTGAGTGACTATGGGCATAGAAATGGTGACCTCACTCAATCAT ATCTTCAGGACAGAGTTTCTTCATATGCACAAGGAGCTAGACCAAAAGACAATTCTCAAGCGACAAGCACAGTCCGACTCAACACATCAGTCAGCCGCCAGTTGCCTTCACAGAGCCCTTCATTTACAAGAGATTCAAGCAGGAGTTCAAGAACAACAACTTACAGAGACCTACGATCTCCACAAAGGGATGTTTCCTCTGAGGTTCATCGCTCTACAAGCCGAAATGATGGAACATCACGGAGTACTTCAGGAAGAATCTCGCCTTCATCACAGATGCCAAGAAGTGACCAAACTGCAGATGGCGATGGCAGGCGTACAACAAGGCACCTCCTGTCTCGTCTTGCATCTAGTATGTCTTCCACCTTCTTCTCTAGAAGATCCAGCCAAGATTCTTCAAGTGGGAGGTCACAAGAAGCAGAAGAAGCACATTCAAATTTACATACAGTTACTCCTGAACCTAGTCCTGCCATCCCTGCCAACAGTGAAGTGCTAGAAAATAGGCCTTCTGAACAATCTCAGGGATTTGCGTTTCTTAGAAGGAGAAGATGGGGATTGTCATCTGTGTCTCCAAATCAGAGTTCAGATTCTGATGCTGAAAGCTACAGGTCAGAAGATTCTGAAACAAGGACTTCAGGATCATGGCTGCCATCCTCTTTCAGGAATAGATGCACACCACTGTTCTCCAGaaggagaagggaaggaagagatGAGACTGCTAGAGCGTCCTCTACCTCTGAAACTGGCAGGTTACATGGTTCTTTTAGAAGGGCATCACAAGAAGACTCTTCTTTAGATGAAGCACAAAGCAACCCTCAAGGTGCTGCTGCTGCAGTTAGAAGTTCTCCCTTGTCGTCAGACTCTCCTAGCAGTAATTCAGCCGCTGCCATAGTGGAGACACTCTTCAGTAGGAGAAATTCAGGAATTTCAG GTAGGACAAGTGATggagaagaaaatgaaaagcCTCAAGACTCCTCTAGGGATCCTGAGAAgctaaagaaaattaaagaaag CCTGCTACTAGAAGATTCTGAGGAAGAGGAAGGTGACCTGTGCAGGATATGTCAGACTGGAGCATCCAGTCCAAGCAATCCTTTTATTGAGCCATGCAAGTGTTCTGGTAGCTTGCAGTATGTCCACCAAGATTGTATGAAGAAATGGCTACATGCCAAGATCAACTCTG gTTCTAATTTGGAAACCATAACTACTTGTGAATTGTGTAAAGAGAAGCTGAATTTGAACTTGGAAGACTTTGATATTCAAGAGCTTTACCAGGCACATGCAAATGAAAGG GCTGAATATGAATTCATAAGCTCTGGACTGTATCTGGTTGTCTTGCTGCACTTGTGTGAGCAGCGCTTCTCTGACATGCTGGGGGCAGCTAATGAAGCAAACACTCGGGTTAGA TTTATCAACCTTGCCAGGACCCTTCAAGCACACATGGAAGATCTGGATA ccTCAGACGATTCAGAAGATGAAAGGGTGTGA